Part of the Mauremys mutica isolate MM-2020 ecotype Southern chromosome 1, ASM2049712v1, whole genome shotgun sequence genome is shown below.
gtctgcaacctctggcatgcggctcgccagggtaagcaccctggctggccgggccagtttgtttacctgccgcgtcagcaggtttggccgaccatggctcccactggctgcagttcgccatcccaggccaataggggcagcGGGAAgaggcgcgggccgagggatgtgctggctgcggattcccgccacccccattggcctgggatggcgaaccacagccagtgggagctgcggtctgccgaacctgccgacgcggcaggtaaacaaactggcctggccagccagggtgcttaccctggcgagccgcatgccagaggttgccgacccctggtacaGATAGTGAACTGCAGCAAAAGAGGCTAGGTGACTTGCTTTAGGTTACACAGAAGTCTATGCGAGTGGAGACTCAAACCAGGTGCCCTGAGTCCTAGGCTAGAACCCTAAGCGCCAGACAACCCTTCCTCTGTCTGGGGAGTTAGCCACTCTATTTACATTAGAGACAAGGAATCCCAGCCTCTTTGTTGTTGAAAATACTCATGGACTCAGTCATAAAACTAgatcaataaagacaagtgcaaagtactacaattATGAAGGAAAAATGCAGTGGACGCTACAAAGTGGTGAATAACTGGCTCGGTGATAATACTGCTGAAAAAGGTCTAGGTTTATAGTGGTTCACAAATTGATTATGAGTTAACAACGTAATGCAGTTGTCAAAAAGGTTAATATCATTCTGgtgtatattaacaggagtgtcaaatgcagggtgaccagatagcaaatgtgaaaaatcggtcCAGGAAGTAGGGAGTAATAgcggcctatataagaaaaagccccaaatattgtgactgtccctataaaatcaggacatctggtcaccctagccgtaTGTAAGACATGGAAAGTAATTGTCCCACCCTACTCAGCACTGGctaggcctcagctgcagtactgtgcccagttttgggtccatgctttaagaaagatatggagaaattggaaagaatccagaagagagtaacaaaaataataAGTGTTTCAAAAACCTGGCctaagaggaaagattaaaaaagtgagcatatttagtcttcagaaaagaagagtgaggaagGACCGGGTAGTCTTCAACTATGTTAAGGGCTATTACAAAGAAgactgtgatcagttgttctccacatctactgaaggtaggacacAAAATAATAGGCTaagtctgcagcaagggagatttaggttagatgcgACAAAAAgttttctaactataagagtagttaagttctggaacaggcttccaaggaaaTTGTGGAATCCTCGTCGCTGAGGCTAAGCTTCACAACACCTTATTttcaggcacctagaaaatcactgatTCACAAAgactgagttaggtgcctaggctccctatacaatgaatggggagagataggcacctcaGACTATGATTCATAAATGacagcatgctaggcagggggCCACCTAAagtagccaatgggagttgttgATGAGAGGGTTATGTGCTAAGACCCATCCCTATCATAGAGATAGACGCTAGCAATTCTCAGCCAGAAACCCTCTTTGGAGATAGGAGTCCATGGCATTTTGAATGATGAAAATGGAGGAGAAGGAGGTGCTCTAGCTCCTTCATAACTTTTAGCTTAGTGGTTACTCACCTGGTATGTGGAAGATCTCTGGTTCAAGTTCCCCCTCCATCTGAGGGAGAGAAAGGATTTGATCTGCTACCTAGTGAGTGTAGGCATCTACAGtgttcagcaggagttttgtgcatTGCAGCAttgcctaaaactgggacttaggcaccaaaatccagacttagatgcctaaatacagTAGTGAATCTGGGGCAATATGTTTAATGAATTCTCTCAGCTATTTTCTCTTCTTTGCCCTTTGATTGTGTGGTGTATTTATAAGTTAGACCTTTCTTGGTGTAGTGCACCTTTAAATCTCTTAAGGACTCTTATCTCCAGAGACAGGTTGCCATTTCATGTTTAGACATAGTCTGTTACAGAGCAGATACTGGTCTCCCCTGGAGACCTTACTTGCTCTTGTAATGTAATTGTTCTCTTACTCCAAAGTAAAAGTAACTCTTACTAAAAAGCTATAGTTGATTTTGGGTTATGGAATGGTATAAAATACTATAACTGTAAAATTATGAGTGAGGAAGCACTTATGGGATACAACCACTTTACAAAAAACATCCTTCACTGAAGAATCCTCATCAAACATAGGCTtgaagagaaggaaaaataaaatgcaaaatcaTTCAACTTTCTTGATCATTTTAGGGTGGCTGAGAAGTTCAATCACCCTGAAGGTTAAATCAATTACCACAGCATCTTTTTAAAACGATCCTTTTGTTTTACACAGCAACTGTTCTCCAATCAAAGCCGCTTTGCAAATTCACAGGAACACAGACTTGCCTGTTCTTCTGGTTTAATCAGGTAACACAAGTCAATTAAATTTTTACAGAACATACAATTACAGCTGGGATTCTCCTCTGGAAGATTTTCAATTCCCCTTTAGagatttaaaataactttttgtaATGAAAATTGAAGTAGCTAATCCCACAAACATTGTCAAATAGAGAGTTGCCCCTCAACCAGTTGCCCACCTCTTAGAACTCCCACTTGGTCTTTCTCCCAATGCTCCAAAGCGAAGAAGCAAAAGCTTTCATTGGTTGATATTTCATCCTGCATACTTTATAACTTGTCCTTCCCATAATGCAGGAAGTGATATTCAAAGGCAAAGCTAATGAGTTATCTGCCACAAATTATACATTTGCAAGCCTCATTAGCTTGCCAAGTATAACAGGGTGAGGATTACAATAATCACTCTTTTTAAAATACTACTTCATTAACGTCGGCTTCCTCATCTCAGACAACACTATATTTCAAAATAAGCGGCAGTGCCATACTGTTGTGACATTTTCCAATCTAAACATTTGCATTGAATTATGCGGTGGGGTGCCTCTCTGCTGTGGAAACCATAACCTACACTAACATAGTGCATCACTTTGTCTCCCTCCAGTGACTGGTCTACACAAGATAAAAGTCTACTATTGCCACCAGCTGAAAGTGCTACTCCTTTAGCTAAATAGCATGAACTCATGCTTTTAATTCTTACTGTAAGTGAGGTTTGAATCCAAGGTCCCTGAGCATGATAAGGCTCTATTGCTTGATGTGAAGGAGTAATTCCTTTAGCTGTTAGCAGAAAAACTCTTATCTTCTGATGTTGACCAGCCACTAGAGAGGAGCCTGCATGGGTTATATAAACAAAACTTTACACAACACAATATTGACCTCAGGAACTGCAGTATAGTATGGCATCAGTTTAGAAAGATTCAAAACAGGATTAGCTATTTATCAAGATAGAACCTGCACTTCTGATTGTATCCCTAATCAACATGAGTTATGAACCTCCATCCTTTAAGGTATAAATTAATAATCAAATGAATTCAGAACAGAAAACCATTGCCCTCTCTCTTTTCCCAATGCAATAGTATCACACCACAATCTTGTTGTTTCACTGGAGTGTTCattttcttctgaagcatcttgaATAGAATACAGTTGGAGACCTGGATTAATACAGGACAATATGGTGATTCCTTTGTTCCCAACAGGTGATGAAAATAGTGATATATTTTTACTTTAAATGTAGAATAGGATTTCCACTGTACGATCTATCTCCAGAAGCATTTTATATATCTGCATTCTGTGATCTGCATGTCAGTATTCATAGTCACTAGGTATATTTGCAAGAGTGTGGCCAAGATTTATATTTTAATGAAGATTTGTCCAGGAACTTTACAGTAAGGTTCAACCTACTGTTGACAGGGTGTGAATACAAGGTCATTTAGCTAATCTACACCATCCCAGAAAAGGCTCAAAAACTTGCTACAGAGTTCTGACTTTGTTTAATACAAAGAGTCTATAATCATCCAAATTAAACTCATCATCCAACACTTTCTCCTGTTTGCTCTTAAGCCTTCTGGGATCGCGTTTCCGTAACCTCGCTCTTCTTTCTGCCTCGGAAAGAGTGTTGACGTCTACAGGCATTGTAAGGATCCGCCTTGGCTCCTTATAGcggatatgaatagcagatccATCAGGCCTGACCAAGAGCACTGGGTAGGTCCTGCCATACGTCTGCCTCTGAATGCGGGCGATGGACGTCCTGTTGGAGTTATGTTGGCTGAGGGATGTATGCAGATGGCAAGCAAGGGGAGTAACCTGTGCATGGCATCCTGACGCAGCAAATATCTTTTCAGGCACATTTCTCTCAGGAATGACTAAATTAGGATGTAGAGCAACACTGATAGACAAAGAGATACATTTTTCTCCAGAGGGAGTGGAAGACATACTACATTATCTTTACATGATATTTAGAGGGAAGATTGCTCATTTTAGAATTCAGACAAACAACAATTTGAAAAGGTTGCTTGGTCTGCATAGTCATTTTGTCAAATAATTTTAGTTCACTAATTTCTTTAGGGACTACATCAGCTAACATTCCATTCAATACACATCCAGAGGGCAACCTTCTTGACTGCAGTTGTGCAAAACAGATTTGCCTGAATATCAATTTGCTGTCAATCTGTATGCCATTTCTGTAAACTACCTAAGCAATTGTGTGAGACCAAaaagcatttattttaattttcaggaTACATTCTATTCAGTTGATTTAATTATGataaaaaatactttttcatGACTAACAATTTGCTCAAAATATCATAgctggccattttaaaatgttgaatcTCTTGCCTATGCTTTCTAATATAGTCCTGCCCAGATACATGATTAACAACTGAATGATGGACCACTTCAGCACCTTACTGTTCCATAGCGTTAAAGCAGTATCCTACAAATGGTCCTCTAGAGAGAATTGTGAAGCAAAACTGaatgagcagcaaagagtcctgtggcaccttatagactaacagaaactGAGTGGTTTCACACATAAGACAATGCTATGATAGCAAAAGCGAAGCTTCTGGTGATATGTAGTCATTGGGTAGACAATTTACACTTTTTTTGAAACATtagtaagctttttttttaatggtgtgaATAATCCTGCTATTATGTAATATTCCTCTACCAGAAAAGCTAAACTCATTGCCAATCCTCCAGTCAGAATTCCCAAATATTCTGAGATCTGCACAACATGCCACTGTACACAAAATAATGCCCTGGTCCCACCGTAAGCTTGCTTGTATAGATATCATTGCAGAATAGGGATCCAAGGGCATTCCAGAACTTTGGCAAGTCTCGAGATGACAATCTGGATGACGAGAAGAATATGTTGCATAGTATGTAACTCCCAGCTGGGGCTGTGCTCTGCATGCTCCCTCTGTTTCCCCCTTCCCTTCAATGTATGTGTGGAGCTGCTACCATTGGGTAgtgctgctggggctgggtgaTCGGCTCTTGCCTGGAGAAAAAGGGCTTTTTCTGCTGTTTACTGATTGTGCAAAATATCCATTGTGGACTCCCTGTTTCAGCCCCACCCTTAATCTATGTGCTGGATCTCTGGTGATTGGTGATACCAGAGGTTAGTCTGCTCGCCAGTTTGGCAGTCTGGAAGAATTTTTTCCCATATGGCAAAATGCTGTATAGGTTATTTCAGCTTCCATCTGGCATACAGGAGATCTGGTTTGGGGGCTTACGTTACAATTGTGTAACTTTGGCAGGTTCCAGAGTGTAAAGGGGGCTAGAATGGATATGATTGAGATCCCTGTAACCCACTGGGTGCTTAGGTATTGGTGCTGAGCATGGCATTCCCTGGATAAGGGATGTGTCCCAATGTCTTGTTCAGCTTAGCTCTCCTACCTCAAGTATGGAGCTGGGGAGCAGGTCAGGATGACTCTGGCTTCCAGTTACGGTCCTTGGGCAGGATTGAGAGGGGGCCTTCACCCTTAGGTTTGTAGTATACTATAGCTATTTTTCCAGGTGAGGTTTGCACTGTATCAGACCAGCCAGGTAGCATAGGGTGATTACCCCAGTTAGTTTAAAATGGAAGTTGTGGCCTGCACACATCACTTTGCTGTGCTGTCTGTGTTGCATTGTTTCCACTTCACATCCATACCGTACTCTTTAGGGTAAACTAAGCAATAAGCCAAATTAAAAATTAAGTACCTTAGACTTTCATTATCAACATGTTGCTTGTTTTTATCAAGGCCTCAGAGTCCCAAGAGGGGCAACTATACATCTGGGCTTCTGAGGTCCTTGTATTCCCAGTCAAATGTCTGTAATGTCTGGTTTAAAGAAATGGCTGAGATCATAGATACATAAatgagtttgaggcgcaagtggtgttctcgtctatcctccctgtggcaggaaaaggccagggtagagaccgtagaatcatggaaatcaacgaatggctacgcagatggtgtcggagagaagggtttcgattctttgaccatgggatggtcttccaagaagaaggattgctaggcagagacgggctccacctcacgaagagagggaagagcatctttgcaagcaggctggctaacctagtgaggagggctttaaactaggttcaccgggggaaggagaccaaagccccgaggtaagtggggaagtgggattccgggaggaagcacaagcaggagactgcaagaggggaggactcctgtctcagaccgagaaagtgggacaatcagtgggttatcttaagtgcctatacacaaatgcaagaagcctggggaacaagcagggagaactagaagtcctggcacagtcaaggaattatgatgtaattggaataacagagacttggtgggataactcacatgattggagtactgtcatggatgggtataaactgttcaggaaggacaggcagggcagaaaaggtgggggagttgcgttgtatgtaagagagcagaatgactgctcagagctccagtatgaaactgcagaaaaacctgagagtctctggattaaatttagaagtatgaacaacaagggtgatgtcgtggtgggagtctgctacagaccaccggaccagggggatgaggtggacgaggctttcttccagcaactaacagaagttgctagatcacaggccctggttctcatgggtaactttaatcaccctgatatctgctgggagagcaatacaacgGTGCataggcaatccaggaagtttctggaaagtgtaggggacaatttcctggtgcaagtgctggaggaaccaactaggggaaaagctcttcttgacctgctgctcacaaacagggaagaaatagtagaggaagcaatagtggatgggaacctgggaggcagtgaccatgagatggtcgagttcaggatcctgacacaaggaagacaggagagcagtagaacagagaccctggacttcagaaaagcagacttcgactccctcagggaactgatgggcaaggccccctggagaataacatgacggggaaaggagtcgaggaaagctggctgtattttaaagaaaccttattaaggttgcaggaacaaaccatcccgatgtgtaggaagaaaagtaaatatggcaggcgaccagcttggcttaacagtgaaatccttgctcatcttaaacacaaaaaaacagcttacaagaagtggaagattggacaaataaccagggaggagtataaaagtattgctcaggcatgcaggagtgaaattaggaaggccaaatcacgcttggagttgcagctagccggggatgttaggagtaacaagaagggtttcttcagatatgttagcaacaagaagaaagtcaaggaaagtgtgggccccttgctgaatgagggagggaacctagtgacagaggatgtggagaaagctagtgtactcaatgctttttttgcctctgtcttcacagacaaggtcagctcccagacagctgcactctgcagcacggtatggggaggaggtgaccagttctctgtggggaaagaagtagttcgggactaattagaaaagctggacgagcacaagtcaatggggccggatgcgctgcatccaagggtgctaaaggagttggccgatgagattgcagagccattggccattatctttgaaaaatcatggcgatcggggaaggtcccggatgactggaaaaaggctaatgtagtgcccatctttaaaaaagggaagaaggaagatccagggaactaaaggccagtcagtctcacctcagtccctggaaaaatcatggaacaggtcctcaaggaatcaatactgaaccacttaaaggaggggaaagtgatcaggaacagtcagcatggattcaccaagggcaagtcatgcctgactaacctaattgccttcgatgatgagataaccggctctgtggatgaggggaaagcagtggatgtgctatttctggactttagcaaagcttttgatacagtctcccacagtattcttgccagcaagttaaagaagtctgtgctggatgaatggacggtaaggtggatagaaaagtggctagatggtcaggctcaacggatagtgatcaatggttccatgtctagttggcaaccggtatcaagtggagggccccaagggtcggtgctggggccggttttgttcaatatcttcattaacgatctggaggatggtgtggactgcacccatagcaagtttgcagatgacactaaactgggaggagtggttgatacgctggagggtagggataggatacagagggacctagacaaattagaggattgggccaaaagaaaccggatgaggttcaacaaggacaagtgcagagtcctgcacttaggacggaagaatcccatgcactgctacagactagggaccgaatggctgggcagcagttgtgcagaaaaggatctaggggttacggtggacaaaaagctgaatatgagtcaacagtgtgcccttgttgccaagaaggctaatggcattttgggttgtataagtaggggcatttccagcagatcgagggatgtgatcatttccctcaattcagcactggtgaggcctcatttggagtactgtgtccagttttgggccccacactacaagaaggatgtggataaattggagagagtccagcggagggcaacaaaaatgattagggggctggaacacatgacttatgaggagaggctgagggaactgggattgtttagcctgcagaagagaagaatgaggggggatttgatagctgctttcaactacctgaaagggggttccaaagaggatggatctagactattctcagtggtagaagatgacagaacaaggagtaatggtctcaagttgcagagggggaggtttaggttggatattaggaaaaactttttcactagtagggtggtgaagcactggaatgggttacctagggaggtggtggaatctccttccttagaggtttttaaggtcaggcttgacaaagccctggctgggatgatttagttgggtttggtcctgctttgagcagggggttggactagatgacctcctgaggtcccttccaaccctgagattctatgattctatgctgaaTAAATATGCAATCATATTTCCCTTACTGTTAGAATCATGAATTTGAGTGTTCCTAGCACAGGGAACATGACCGTTACAGGGGCgctagaacaatttttatagttggggtgctgagagccattgaaccaaactgtaaaccctacatataatggaatccacttcaagacAGGGGGTGTTGCAGTACCCCCAGCACCactaattccagcacctatggacagTTAGCTGTTTATTTAGTTAGGGTTTATTGTAGCTGAGAAATGACTGAGGCCAGATTTCATGTCCAAGAGGGTCCCAGCAGCTGAATCCAGCAGGGATTCAGTCAAGGATTTGGATCCAGCAGTGAGGAGACAAAAAGAGAGTGAAAGCAACCACTGGTAGGGGGCTACAGGGTGGCATACATTGTGAGGTAAAAAGGGAAATGTAATAGCAGGGAGACAACAGCTAAGAGACAAGTTATGGTGCACTTTTCCAAGAGCTAAGGACACATGGGAGTCACATCAGAGGAGGTACAATGTGAGAGGTAGTGGAATGGAACTTCTGTGCTGAAGGCTGAATGGGAGCACTTTCAGGGAGGTTGGTAGAGGGGATAAAGCACCTTAGAGATGCTTCTTTCACTGAAGAGGGTCAGTGGAACAGTTAGCAGTTGTGGAGGACCAGCATCCTTGGCATGAGATTGCCTTCAGAATGTAAGCACCTTGCGCCGAGGTCTGACATTATTGTTCTGTGTTATATAGTGACAAGCACATTATAATGTTAAACAAATAATTAGTTATTTGGAAGTGAAATACAACATCTATCATACATCTGTGCAATTTACCATGCAGCAGTATGTTCTTTGGTGATAACAAAAGAATGCATACTTAAATATACTCCATTTTATATGGATAATTTCAGTGTCCCATTGTTCTAGAAGTCTGGTTAACCCAATTACAAGAccaacattatttatttatttatttggatttacaGAAAGAGAAAGGCGAGTTATTTTATTACAAGGAACTTTGGCAGAAGTTAGGATGAACTGAGAAACAACAGATAAAATATAttagaaaaaagggaaaacagtgcAGTGACAAAGGGAGGTCATTAAATACAATGATGTGAATAGAaggttaaaaacaaagaaaaaaggcaACACTAAAAAGATGAACAAGAAAGAGATTATTT
Proteins encoded:
- the LOC123359570 gene encoding 39S ribosomal protein L55, mitochondrial-like; the encoded protein is MSSTPSGEKCISLSISVALHPNLVIPERNVPEKIFAASGCHAQVTPLACHLHTSLSQHNSNRTSIARIQRQTYGRTYPVLLVRPDGSAIHIRYKEPRRILTMPVDVNTLSEAERRARLRKRDPRRLKSKQEKVLDDEFNLDDYRLFVLNKVRTL